The stretch of DNA GTTAAACCCTATCAAACATGGGGGATGTTGTATCACCAAATTTTGCCATACAGAATTCAATTAAATGGCGCGCATTTTTTCCAACAAAAAATTAATGAAGTTATGGCTTTGTTTAAGGAAGGCGATTATGAAGACAATCGCCCGCTCTCGCCGTTATATTTATTAGGCTATTCAGCGCAATCACGCGCATTTTTCAAAAAACAAGATAAGGAGGATAATTAACAATGTTAAACAACAAAATTGATTTTGCAGTAATTTTTACGGTAAAAAACGCTAACCCTAATGGAGATCCGCTTGGCGGTAATAGACCGCGAACAACAAGCGAAGGCTTGGGGGAAGTATCAGATGTTTGTTTAAAACGCAAGATTCGTAACCGATTACAACAAATGGGCGAGAAAATTTTTGTCCAAATGGATTCGCTTAGCGATGACGGTCAAAAATCGTTATCTGATAGGTTTAATGCCTTTATAAAAGGAATCAAAAAAGAAGATGTTCCCCAAAGCGTTTGCAAGCAATGGTTTGATGTGCGCGCCTTTGGTCAAGTGTTTGCGTTTAAAAAAAGAGATGGCGTTGATGAGGTATCTCTTGGAATTAGAGGTCCTGTAACTATCCAGTCTGCTTTTTCAATTGAGCCTATAACGATTGAATCTATTCAGATTACAAAATCAGTCAATAGCGAACCCACAAAAGATGGTAGTAAATCTGCTGATACTATGGGTATGAAACATCGGGTTAACAAAGCGGTTTTTGCTACATATGGAAGCATAAGTCCGCAATTAGCGGAATTAACTGGCTTTAGCAATGAGGACGCCGAAAAAATCAAAACAGCGTTGACTACTCTTTTTGAAGGCGATGAATCTTCCGCGCGGCCTAGTGGCTCTATGGAAATTAAAAAGGTTATTTGGTGGAAACATAATAACAAAACGGGACAATATTCTTCTGCAAGGGTTCATAAAAGCATAAAGGTAGATAATAATGGAAATGTGGAAATAGAACCATTAGAAGGATTAAATCCTGAAATTATTGAAGGATAATGCAAGAATATTCTGAAGATAATTATATTTTGATCTCAGGTATTCAGCATTTTGCGTTTTGTCCTCGTCAATGGGCGCTTATTCATATAGAAGATGTTTGGCAAGATAATTATCTTACGGTCGGCGGAAATATACTTCATAATAAGGCCCATGATGGTGATTCATTTGAAAAAAGAGGCAATATTATCATTATTCGCGGCTTGAAGATTAGTTCAAAGCTGCTAGGAGTGTCGGGTCAATGCGATGTTGTAGAGTTTCACAAATCGGATAAAGGTATTCCTATTAATAGATATGACGGTTTATGGATTCCTTATCCGGTTGAATATAAGCGTGGAAAAATTAAAATTGATAATTGCGACAGACTTCAGCTTTGCGCTCAAGCCGTTTGTCTTGAGGAAATGCTTGGGTGTCAAATAAACGAAGGGGCATTGTTTTATGGGGAAATAAGAAGAAGAGAAGTAGTAAACTTTTCAAAAGAGCTTAGAGACGAACTTATTCAAATAGTGAAATTAATGCATCAATATTTTAATCGCCAACATATTCCAAAAGTAAAAATAGGCAAGCATTGCAAAAGCTGCAGCTTGAAAGATAAGTGTTTGCCAAAATTGCTTGAAAAGGACAAAAAAGATGTCAGATTATATTTGGAGAAAAATATACAATGAGAAAACTTCTCAATGTATTATATATTACTTTGCCAGAGGTTTTTGTCTTTCTTGAAAATGAAAATGTATGCATAAAAAAAGATAATCAATTATTATTTAAAGTGCCCCTTTTAAATCTAGAGAGCATTGTTTGCTTTAACTATCCGGGTGTTACTCCGCAGCTTATGGGCGAATGCGCTAAGCGGAACATTTCCATAACTTTTTTGAATGAATATGGCAGATTTTTGGGTTCATTTTATGGTCATATTAAAGGAAATGTTTTGCTTAGAAAAGAACAATATCGCATTTCTGACCAAGACAATAAAAACATCAGTTATGCTAAAAATTTTGTTTTTGGCAAACTTCATAATCAAAAATGGGTAATCGAACGCGCTATTAGAGATCATCCATTAAGGATTAACGAACAAAAATTAAAAGAAGCAAGTTTGCAAATCACTAATAATATGAAACAGGTATTAAACTGTCAAGATAAAGATGAATTAAGGGCAATAGAAGGCAAGGCGGCGCAATCGTATTTCAAAGTCTTTGACGAATTAATTCTTCAAAACAAAGACAAATTTTTCTTTATTAAAAGAACTAGACGACCGCCTGCCGACCCTGTTAATGCCTTATTATCTTTTGCTTATTCGCTTTTGGCAAATGAATGTAAAAATGCTCTAGAAAGCGTTGGACTTGACAGTTATGTGGGTTTTTTTCATACAGACAGACCGGGTAGAGC from Clostridiales bacterium encodes:
- the cas7c gene encoding type I-C CRISPR-associated protein Cas7/Csd2, which gives rise to MLNNKIDFAVIFTVKNANPNGDPLGGNRPRTTSEGLGEVSDVCLKRKIRNRLQQMGEKIFVQMDSLSDDGQKSLSDRFNAFIKGIKKEDVPQSVCKQWFDVRAFGQVFAFKKRDGVDEVSLGIRGPVTIQSAFSIEPITIESIQITKSVNSEPTKDGSKSADTMGMKHRVNKAVFATYGSISPQLAELTGFSNEDAEKIKTALTTLFEGDESSARPSGSMEIKKVIWWKHNNKTGQYSSARVHKSIKVDNNGNVEIEPLEGLNPEIIEG
- the cas1c gene encoding type I-C CRISPR-associated endonuclease Cas1 — protein: MRKLLNVLYITLPEVFVFLENENVCIKKDNQLLFKVPLLNLESIVCFNYPGVTPQLMGECAKRNISITFLNEYGRFLGSFYGHIKGNVLLRKEQYRISDQDNKNISYAKNFVFGKLHNQKWVIERAIRDHPLRINEQKLKEASLQITNNMKQVLNCQDKDELRAIEGKAAQSYFKVFDELILQNKDKFFFIKRTRRPPADPVNALLSFAYSLLANECKNALESVGLDSYVGFFHTDRPGRASLSLDLMEELRPHFSDKFVLSMINKKEISPDDFDTQESGAVLLKDEARKKFLSAWQDRKEEKITHP
- the cas4 gene encoding CRISPR-associated protein Cas4, with the protein product MQEYSEDNYILISGIQHFAFCPRQWALIHIEDVWQDNYLTVGGNILHNKAHDGDSFEKRGNIIIIRGLKISSKLLGVSGQCDVVEFHKSDKGIPINRYDGLWIPYPVEYKRGKIKIDNCDRLQLCAQAVCLEEMLGCQINEGALFYGEIRRREVVNFSKELRDELIQIVKLMHQYFNRQHIPKVKIGKHCKSCSLKDKCLPKLLEKDKKDVRLYLEKNIQ